A single genomic interval of Croceibacter atlanticus HTCC2559 harbors:
- the purL gene encoding phosphoribosylformylglycinamidine synthase gives MIQYFPTSTMTVYAVQTTKQLSAETLSKLHWLFATKQPDSTLPKDSLTGTFIGPRAAMVTPWSTNAVEITQNMGIEGLVRIEELLHVDSNYSDFDPMISQRFENPGQDIFTVNITPESIKNIEDIASYNQQEGLALNAEEVTYLENLSKKLRRPLTDAEVFGFSQVNSEHCRHKIFNGTFIIDGKEKPSSLFKLIKKTSAEFPNDIVSAYKDNVAFIKGPKAEQFAPKSPEKPDYYQTSDYNSVISLKAETHNFPTTVEPFNGAATGSGGEIRDRLAGGKGSLPLAGTAVYMTSYSRLAEQRPWEQGMEERQWLYQTPMDILMKASNGASDFGNKFGQPLIAGSLLTFEHTEEERALGFDKVIMLAGGIGYGKAEQALKDTPQKGDKIVILGGDNYRIGMGGAAVSSADTGEFESGIELNAIQRSNPEMQKRAANAIRGMVECEENPIVSIHDHGAGGHLNCLSELVEDTGGKIDLDKLPVGDPTLSAKEIIGNESQERMGLVIGQKHIEKLQKIAERERSPMYTVGDVDGSHQFTFESKTTGQKPMDLALEDMFGSSPKTIMNDTTINRKYHSIEYHSADVTHYLEQVLQLEAVACKDWLTNKADRCVTGRVATQQCVGPLQLPLANCGVMALDYKNHQGVATSIGHSPISGLINPKAGSKNSIAEALTNIVWAPLEKGLTSISLSANWMWPCNNPGEDARLYEAVEAVSEFAINLGINVPTGKDSLSMKQKYKDSEVISPGTVIISAAGHCNDIRKTVVPVFKKDAGSIYYINFSQDDFKLGGSSFGQILNKVGSNTPTITDDAFFKNAFNTVQDLIKQDLIVAGHDVASGGLITTLLELCFADQDLSANIDLTNLAEADAIKVLFSENAGIVFQAKDNSVETILKSNNIQFNTIGSVVSGNTMTVTNHSEEFSFDIPKLRDIWYKTSYLHDQRQSGGERAGERYRNYKNQPLQFKFPEHFTGKLPSIDSSKPRPKAAIIREKGSNSEREMANAMYLAGFDVKDVHMTDLISGREDLKDIKFIAAVGGFSNSDVLGSAKGWAGAFLYNDKANKALKDFFNREDTLSLGVCNGCQLFIELGLINPEDAQKPSMLHNESGKFECTFTSVTIQKNNSVMLSNFEGSTLGIWAAHGEGKFSFPNQESHYNIVGKYGYEGYPANPNGSHFNAAMLTDKSGRHLVMMPHLERSTFSWNWAHYPNTRKDEVSPWLDAFINAKNWVEKN, from the coding sequence ATGATTCAGTATTTTCCGACTTCCACAATGACCGTATATGCGGTACAGACTACAAAACAACTTTCTGCAGAAACACTTTCTAAACTACATTGGTTATTTGCCACCAAGCAGCCTGACAGCACCTTGCCTAAAGACTCTCTTACAGGAACTTTTATAGGTCCTAGAGCTGCTATGGTAACACCTTGGAGTACGAATGCTGTTGAAATCACCCAAAACATGGGCATTGAAGGCTTGGTGAGAATTGAGGAATTACTTCATGTAGATTCAAATTACTCAGATTTTGACCCAATGATTTCTCAACGTTTTGAAAATCCTGGACAAGATATTTTTACAGTAAATATCACTCCAGAATCTATCAAGAATATTGAAGATATCGCAAGTTATAATCAACAAGAAGGCTTAGCATTAAACGCTGAGGAAGTCACATATCTAGAAAATTTATCTAAAAAACTAAGAAGACCGCTTACAGATGCAGAGGTTTTTGGATTTTCTCAAGTAAACAGTGAACACTGTAGACACAAAATATTTAATGGTACTTTTATTATAGATGGCAAAGAAAAACCATCGTCACTATTTAAGCTTATAAAAAAGACATCTGCAGAGTTTCCTAATGATATTGTTTCTGCTTATAAGGATAATGTAGCTTTTATAAAAGGACCAAAGGCAGAACAATTTGCGCCGAAATCTCCTGAAAAACCAGATTATTATCAAACTTCAGATTACAATTCTGTTATTTCATTAAAAGCAGAAACACATAATTTCCCAACAACCGTAGAGCCATTTAATGGAGCTGCAACTGGAAGTGGTGGAGAAATAAGAGACAGGCTTGCCGGCGGAAAAGGCTCGTTGCCGTTAGCAGGAACTGCTGTTTATATGACATCTTATTCAAGATTAGCAGAGCAAAGACCTTGGGAACAAGGTATGGAAGAGCGCCAATGGTTATACCAAACACCAATGGATATCTTAATGAAGGCCTCAAATGGTGCATCAGATTTTGGAAATAAGTTCGGGCAACCACTTATTGCAGGATCTCTTTTAACTTTTGAACATACAGAAGAAGAACGTGCACTAGGATTTGATAAAGTAATTATGCTTGCTGGTGGTATAGGATACGGTAAAGCAGAGCAAGCTCTGAAAGACACCCCACAAAAAGGAGACAAGATTGTAATCCTAGGTGGTGATAATTATAGAATTGGAATGGGTGGCGCTGCAGTTTCTTCTGCCGATACTGGTGAGTTTGAAAGCGGTATTGAGCTAAATGCCATACAACGCTCTAACCCAGAAATGCAAAAGCGAGCAGCTAATGCCATTCGAGGAATGGTAGAATGCGAAGAAAACCCTATTGTTTCTATTCATGATCACGGCGCAGGTGGTCACCTTAATTGTTTATCTGAATTAGTTGAAGATACTGGCGGTAAAATTGACCTAGACAAACTTCCTGTTGGAGATCCAACACTTTCTGCTAAAGAAATTATTGGTAATGAATCCCAAGAACGTATGGGACTAGTTATAGGACAAAAGCATATTGAAAAACTTCAAAAAATAGCAGAACGTGAACGTTCACCAATGTATACTGTTGGAGATGTAGATGGTAGCCATCAATTTACTTTTGAAAGCAAAACTACTGGCCAAAAACCAATGGATTTAGCTTTGGAAGATATGTTTGGCAGCTCTCCTAAAACTATTATGAATGATACTACTATTAATAGAAAGTATCATAGTATTGAATACCATTCTGCAGATGTTACACATTATTTAGAACAAGTGCTTCAGCTAGAAGCCGTAGCTTGTAAAGATTGGCTTACCAACAAAGCAGACCGTTGTGTTACTGGTCGTGTAGCCACACAACAATGCGTTGGCCCACTACAGCTACCATTAGCCAATTGTGGTGTTATGGCTTTAGATTATAAAAACCATCAAGGTGTAGCTACATCTATAGGTCACTCTCCTATTAGTGGTTTAATAAATCCTAAGGCAGGTTCTAAAAACTCAATTGCAGAGGCGCTTACAAATATTGTTTGGGCACCATTAGAAAAAGGATTAACCTCTATTTCTCTGTCTGCAAACTGGATGTGGCCTTGCAATAATCCAGGCGAAGACGCACGTCTTTATGAAGCTGTTGAAGCCGTTTCAGAATTCGCTATCAATCTTGGTATAAATGTTCCTACAGGTAAAGATTCTTTATCTATGAAACAAAAATACAAAGACAGTGAAGTTATCTCTCCAGGTACAGTTATCATTTCTGCAGCAGGACATTGTAATGACATTAGAAAAACAGTTGTTCCTGTATTTAAGAAAGATGCAGGCTCAATTTATTATATAAACTTTTCTCAAGACGACTTTAAATTAGGTGGTTCTTCATTTGGGCAAATCTTGAATAAAGTAGGAAGCAACACGCCTACCATAACTGATGATGCTTTCTTTAAAAATGCGTTCAACACAGTTCAAGATTTGATAAAACAAGATCTTATTGTTGCCGGACATGATGTTGCTTCTGGCGGTTTAATAACTACTCTTTTAGAACTTTGTTTTGCAGACCAAGATCTTTCAGCTAATATAGATTTGACCAATTTAGCTGAAGCAGACGCCATTAAGGTTTTATTTTCTGAAAATGCTGGAATAGTATTTCAAGCTAAAGACAATTCAGTTGAAACAATTTTAAAATCAAATAACATACAGTTTAACACAATAGGATCTGTAGTTTCTGGAAATACTATGACCGTTACAAATCATAGTGAAGAATTTAGTTTCGACATTCCAAAACTAAGAGATATTTGGTATAAAACTTCTTATCTTCATGACCAACGCCAAAGTGGTGGCGAGCGTGCTGGTGAACGTTATAGAAATTACAAAAATCAACCTCTTCAATTTAAATTTCCTGAACACTTTACTGGAAAATTACCAAGTATAGACAGTTCTAAACCAAGACCTAAAGCTGCTATTATTAGAGAAAAAGGTAGCAATAGTGAGCGTGAAATGGCTAATGCTATGTATTTGGCAGGATTTGATGTTAAAGATGTTCATATGACAGATTTAATTAGTGGCCGAGAAGACCTTAAGGACATTAAATTTATTGCAGCTGTAGGTGGATTTTCAAACTCAGATGTTTTAGGTAGCGCAAAAGGTTGGGCTGGCGCATTTTTATATAATGATAAAGCCAACAAAGCACTTAAAGACTTTTTTAATAGAGAAGACACATTGTCTTTAGGAGTTTGTAATGGTTGCCAATTATTTATAGAACTAGGCTTAATAAACCCAGAAGATGCTCAAAAACCGAGCATGCTTCACAATGAATCGGGTAAGTTTGAGTGCACATTTACATCTGTTACCATTCAAAAGAACAATTCTGTGATGCTAAGCAACTTTGAAGGATCTACTCTAGGAATTTGGGCTGCACACGGTGAAGGAAAATTTAGTTTTCCAAATCAAGAATCACACTACAACATTGTAGGTAAATATGGTTATGAAGGCTATCCAGCCAATCCAAATGGTAGTCATTTTAATGCTGCAATGCTTACAGATAAAAGCGGAAGGCATTTAGTAATGATGCCTCACTTAGAAAGAAGTACTTTTTCTTGGAACTGGGCACACTACCCTAACACTAGGAAAGATGAAGTATCTCCTTGGCTAGACGCTTTTATAAATGCAAAAAATTGGGTAGAAAAAAATTAA